One segment of Syntrophales bacterium DNA contains the following:
- a CDS encoding type II toxin-antitoxin system VapB family antitoxin codes for MRTTLNIDDKILEKASRLTGVKEKTSLVRLGLEALIARESSRRLAKLSGTENNLRPIPRRKSA; via the coding sequence ATGAGAACAACACTAAACATAGACGACAAGATATTGGAAAAGGCATCGCGGCTGACAGGGGTTAAGGAGAAAACCTCTTTAGTGCGGCTTGGTTTAGAAGCTTTAATTGCTCGCGAAAGCAGCCGGCGACTTGCTAAACTCAGCGGAACCGAAAATAACCTACGTCCCATTCCAAGACGAAAATCTGCCTAA
- a CDS encoding type II toxin-antitoxin system VapC family toxin, with product MVIVDTSIWVTHLRQGRRQLEKLLMDAKVMCHPFIIGELACGNLKNRTEIISLLHSLPMAPTIEFDEFLFFIDQNHLMGKSVGFVDVHLLASAQLTGVPLWTADKRLKSAADQLELTFRKR from the coding sequence ATGGTCATTGTTGACACTTCAATTTGGGTTACCCACCTGCGTCAAGGTCGCCGGCAGCTTGAAAAGTTACTAATGGATGCTAAGGTTATGTGCCACCCATTTATCATTGGCGAGCTCGCCTGTGGTAATCTGAAAAACCGGACCGAAATCATCTCCTTGCTTCATTCCCTTCCAATGGCTCCGACGATTGAATTTGACGAATTTCTATTCTTTATTGATCAAAATCACCTAATGGGAAAAAGTGTTGGTTTCGTCGATGTCCACCTTTTAGCGTCTGCTCAGTTGACCGGAGTACCACTGTGGACAGCAGATAAAAGGTTAAAATCTGCGGCAGATCAACTTGAATTGACATTTAGAAAAAGATAA
- a CDS encoding IS3 family transposase (programmed frameshift), whose amino-acid sequence MERIPNAVYTKELREEAVKLVTEQGFKIPDVGRRLSIPKSTISYWVTEERKGKLSSVGSSKKTLTEAEMELAQIKRELTQTKMERDFLRKAGSVLCERAAVRYALMRKLRLQYTIPFMCHMLNVSPSGYYAWASRLPSQHTQEEARLEIEIKAAHERTRGTFGPERLQQDLAAHGVKTGICRIRRIRKKLGIRCRQVRKFKATTNSKHALPVAINLLEQNFEALLPSRAWVSDLTYIPTDEGWLYCAAHKDLFNGEIVGYALGSRITKDLVITSLLMGVKRKQPPPGLINHSDRGSQYCSLEYQKLLDRFNMKASMSRKGNCYDNAPIESFWGTMKNELIYHQHYATREQAIREITEYIEIFYNRQRLQKRLGYLSPVVYERQFYAGRKAA is encoded by the exons ATGGAAAGAATTCCCAATGCAGTATACACAAAGGAGCTTCGGGAGGAGGCGGTTAAGCTGGTAACCGAACAAGGGTTTAAAATACCCGATGTGGGACGAAGATTATCAATACCCAAATCAACCATATCTTATTGGGTCACAGAAGAAAGGAAAGGGAAACTTTCCTCTGTGGGTAGCTCAAAGAAAACCCTTACAGAAGCAGAAATGGAGCTGGCACAGATCAAACGTGAACTTACCCAGACAAAAATGGAACGTGATTTTTTACGAAAAGCAG GCAGCGTACTTTGCGAGAGAGCCGCAGTCAGGTACGCGCTCATGAGAAAACTGCGGCTTCAGTACACAATACCTTTTATGTGCCATATGCTGAATGTATCGCCAAGCGGCTATTACGCGTGGGCTTCTCGTCTCCCTTCACAACACACTCAGGAGGAGGCAAGACTGGAGATAGAGATAAAAGCGGCCCACGAGAGAACCCGTGGCACTTTTGGACCGGAAAGATTACAGCAGGACCTTGCAGCCCATGGCGTCAAGACAGGCATCTGCCGGATCAGACGGATCAGAAAGAAACTCGGAATACGTTGCAGACAGGTGAGGAAATTTAAAGCAACCACGAACTCGAAACATGCCCTGCCGGTAGCAATTAATTTACTGGAGCAGAACTTTGAAGCCTTATTGCCAAGCAGGGCCTGGGTAAGTGATCTCACTTACATCCCTACCGATGAAGGATGGCTTTATTGTGCTGCTCATAAAGACCTCTTTAACGGTGAGATTGTAGGCTACGCACTGGGATCGAGGATTACCAAAGACCTCGTCATAACATCTCTATTGATGGGGGTAAAAAGAAAACAGCCTCCGCCCGGTCTCATCAATCATTCCGATCGTGGAAGTCAGTACTGTTCCTTAGAATACCAGAAACTCCTTGACCGGTTTAATATGAAAGCTTCCATGAGCAGGAAGGGCAACTGTTATGATAATGCACCCATAGAAAGTTTTTGGGGAACAATGAAGAACGAGCTTATCTATCATCAACATTATGCCACAAGAGAACAGGCAATTAGAGAGATTACAGAATATATCGAGATATTCTACAATCGGCAACGACTTCAGAAAAGGCTTGGATACTTATCCCCTGTTGTTTATGAACGGCAATTCTATGCAGGGAGGAAGGCAGCTTAA
- a CDS encoding type II toxin-antitoxin system Phd/YefM family antitoxin, with translation MNIINDIKPITYLKSRAADLLNQINATHRPVIITQNGEPRAVLQDPESYENMRNAIGLLKLISQGEIDVRNGKVKPQKKVFRDLENSLKEKL, from the coding sequence ATGAATATAATAAATGATATAAAGCCAATTACTTATTTAAAATCCAGAGCCGCAGATTTATTAAACCAAATTAACGCAACTCATCGCCCTGTAATTATAACCCAAAACGGGGAACCCAGGGCTGTTCTTCAAGATCCTGAAAGTTACGAAAATATGCGGAATGCAATTGGCTTATTGAAACTAATATCTCAAGGCGAAATTGATGTGCGAAATGGAAAGGTAAAGCCACAAAAGAAAGTGTTCAGAGATCTTGAGAATTCGCTGAAAGAAAAACTGTAA
- a CDS encoding type II toxin-antitoxin system RelE/ParE family toxin yields MNPKYKIIWTNVAENDLKNIIEYISVDSPQNALKLLKEIKQKATDLYALPERGRILPELQDQGVLQYRELVIPPWRLIYRIAERKIFVLSVIDSRQNVEDILLKRLI; encoded by the coding sequence ATGAATCCAAAGTATAAAATTATTTGGACCAATGTTGCAGAAAATGATTTAAAAAATATCATTGAATACATTTCAGTGGATAGTCCTCAAAATGCCTTAAAACTTTTGAAAGAGATTAAGCAAAAAGCTACAGATCTTTATGCCCTCCCTGAAAGAGGCCGCATCTTGCCGGAGCTTCAAGACCAAGGTGTATTACAATACAGGGAATTAGTTATTCCCCCATGGCGACTAATATACAGAATAGCTGAACGGAAAATATTTGTATTATCGGTAATAGATTCTCGGCAGAATGTTGAAGATATCTTATTAAAAAGACTGATTTAA
- a CDS encoding nucleotidyltransferase, translating into MLTSSDFRELLNLFEKHDVRYLVVGGYAVMKYSEPRFTKDLDVWIATDPENANSVYVALKEFGAPLVNLTANDFTQKDYFYQMGTPPLRVDIMMSIPGVEFEVAWKNRKVVDLDGFEIPFISRADLILAKKASGRPQDKIDVEKLIEAEQLDSLDEE; encoded by the coding sequence ATGTTAACGAGTTCCGACTTCAGAGAACTGCTGAATCTTTTCGAAAAGCATGATGTCCGTTATCTTGTTGTGGGTGGCTACGCGGTAATGAAGTATAGCGAACCACGGTTTACGAAAGATTTGGACGTGTGGATAGCGACCGATCCTGAGAATGCAAACTCAGTGTATGTCGCATTGAAGGAATTTGGTGCACCGCTGGTAAACCTTACTGCAAATGACTTCACTCAGAAGGATTACTTCTATCAGATGGGAACGCCACCCTTGCGGGTTGATATTATGATGTCAATTCCAGGAGTCGAATTTGAAGTTGCATGGAAGAATCGAAAGGTGGTCGATCTGGATGGCTTTGAGATACCATTTATTTCGAGAGCTGACCTGATCCTGGCAAAAAAAGCGAGCGGAAGGCCGCAAGATAAAATCGATGTCGAGAAGCTCATAGAAGCGGAACAATTGGATTCACTCGACGAGGAATAG
- a CDS encoding cation:proton antiporter → MGIPLLNDILIILGLSIAVLFICHRLRVPAIVGFLLTGMLAGPYGLGLVEAVHEVEILAEVGIVLLLFTIGIEFSLKDLMRSRKSVLMGGSIQVLLTLLVTFVIVWQLGQSIGKSIFIGFLVALSSTAIVLKLIQERAEVDSPHGRTTLGILIFQDVIIVPMILVTPLLAGATGNSGEYALFLLAKGIGIIGLVIVSAKWIVPHVLFQIARTRSRELFLLSVVVMCLAVAWITSSAGLSLALGAFLAGLIISESEYSHQALGNILPFRDVFISFFFVSIGMLLDIGFLFRQPGTIVLLTLSVLALKAIIAGFATILLGFPLRTAILVGLALSQVGEFSFILSKAGIEHGLLTEDTYQMFLAFSVLSMAATPFIIALAPRLADFTLRLPIPKRLISGFYPVPETKIAGKKNHLIIIGYGVNGRNVARTAKVAGIPYVIIEMNPETVRNEQAEGEPIYYGDATQEAVLQHADIRDAMVVIVAIADCAATRRITEIARRLNQKAHIIIRTRYLQEMKPLYELGASEVIPEEFETSVEIFSRVLAKYLIPRDEIERLVAEVRSGGYEMFRSLSRKSTSLSDLKLQLPDFEISTLRLDEKSPIVGKSLAQIELRKKSGVTLLAIRRNSQILSNPDVDMLFHANDVLFVVGSSDNIARIVSLCNNPAEENVS, encoded by the coding sequence ATGGGAATACCGCTGCTAAATGACATTTTAATCATTTTAGGGCTGTCCATCGCCGTCCTTTTTATATGCCATCGACTCCGCGTGCCGGCAATTGTTGGGTTCCTCCTTACCGGAATGCTGGCAGGGCCTTACGGACTGGGGCTGGTAGAGGCAGTTCATGAAGTTGAAATTTTAGCTGAAGTCGGTATTGTGTTGCTGCTTTTTACTATCGGAATCGAGTTCTCACTCAAAGACCTGATGCGAAGCAGGAAATCAGTCCTGATGGGGGGGTCGATTCAGGTATTGCTAACTCTTCTGGTTACTTTTGTTATAGTCTGGCAACTGGGTCAATCCATTGGTAAATCGATCTTCATAGGATTTCTCGTAGCCCTGAGTAGCACGGCAATTGTACTCAAACTAATCCAGGAAAGAGCCGAAGTTGACAGCCCCCACGGACGTACAACCCTTGGCATCTTGATCTTCCAGGATGTCATCATTGTTCCAATGATATTGGTTACGCCTCTACTGGCCGGAGCGACAGGGAATTCGGGCGAATACGCACTCTTTCTTCTTGCCAAGGGAATCGGCATCATTGGGCTGGTAATCGTCAGCGCTAAATGGATTGTGCCACATGTACTGTTTCAAATCGCCCGGACGCGTAGCCGGGAACTTTTTTTGCTGAGCGTTGTTGTAATGTGTCTTGCCGTTGCGTGGATAACTTCCAGTGCGGGGCTTTCCCTTGCCCTGGGGGCATTTTTAGCGGGGTTGATCATTTCCGAATCTGAATACAGTCATCAGGCGCTCGGAAATATTTTACCCTTTCGTGATGTCTTTATAAGCTTCTTTTTTGTCTCCATTGGCATGCTCCTGGATATTGGCTTCCTTTTCCGGCAACCGGGAACCATCGTGCTGCTTACATTGAGCGTTTTAGCATTAAAGGCAATCATCGCCGGCTTTGCAACGATTTTATTAGGATTCCCACTCCGCACAGCAATTTTGGTGGGACTTGCACTCAGTCAGGTCGGCGAATTTTCGTTCATTCTATCTAAGGCCGGCATCGAACACGGCCTGCTTACCGAAGATACTTATCAGATGTTTCTGGCTTTCTCCGTTCTCAGTATGGCGGCAACACCATTTATCATAGCGCTTGCGCCTCGCTTAGCAGATTTCACCTTGCGGTTGCCTATACCGAAAAGGTTAATATCGGGTTTTTATCCTGTTCCGGAAACAAAGATCGCGGGCAAAAAGAATCATCTTATCATCATCGGCTACGGAGTAAATGGGAGGAATGTAGCACGAACTGCCAAGGTCGCAGGTATCCCCTATGTAATCATTGAAATGAACCCGGAAACGGTAAGAAACGAACAGGCAGAGGGTGAACCGATTTATTATGGCGACGCAACCCAGGAGGCGGTGCTTCAGCACGCAGACATTAGAGATGCGATGGTGGTAATTGTAGCCATCGCCGACTGCGCCGCAACACGCAGAATTACCGAAATCGCCAGAAGACTCAACCAAAAGGCTCATATAATCATACGAACACGTTATCTCCAGGAAATGAAACCCTTATATGAATTGGGAGCAAGTGAAGTCATTCCGGAGGAGTTTGAAACTTCAGTAGAAATCTTTTCTCGTGTTCTGGCGAAGTATCTTATACCCAGAGACGAAATCGAAAGGCTGGTCGCTGAAGTGCGATCAGGTGGTTACGAGATGTTTCGAAGCCTTTCCAGAAAATCGACATCTCTTTCCGACCTAAAACTACAGCTTCCCGATTTCGAAATCAGCACCTTACGGCTTGATGAAAAATCACCAATAGTTGGGAAATCGCTGGCTCAGATTGAGCTAAGGAAAAAATCCGGAGTGACCTTGCTGGCAATACGTAGGAACTCGCAAATATTATCCAATCCGGACGTAGACATGTTATTTCACGCTAACGATGTGCTTTTTGTCGTCGGATCATCCGACAATATTGCCAGGATCGTGAGTTTATGCAATAATCCAGCAGAGGAAAATGTAAGTTAA
- the speD gene encoding adenosylmethionine decarboxylase — protein sequence MKPTGKQFIAEFINCSADILNDQQAIERILSEGIEKCGLNLVSINSHSFNPIGVTSIAIISESHIAIHTYPEARHASLDIFTCADESQLSLDMLHFLKEKLGPETVRIAEITRGNPLEITHTDWITDFSESVGFEIRYHIEEKILDTRSKYQQINVIKNETFGRMLFLDGELQIAAADAHIYNQSMVSPLIEADNSLNSVAILGGGDGGVLYELLKHNPGSVTLIDIDEEVINTSKKYLKNICFDAFDDPRVAIITDDANTFLDEKHTFDGIVYDLTMHPESFINVDREIYLDGIFSKIKDNLKMGGVLSVQCCSQFDATTLGIITGILNKHFSDVTFTKSYIPSFCVSWVFASAKRT from the coding sequence ATGAAACCGACAGGAAAACAGTTCATAGCAGAATTTATCAATTGCTCAGCCGATATTCTAAATGATCAACAAGCCATTGAACGGATTTTAAGTGAAGGGATTGAGAAATGCGGGCTGAATCTCGTCAGCATAAACAGTCATAGCTTTAATCCGATAGGCGTTACATCTATCGCAATCATCTCTGAATCTCATATTGCCATTCATACGTATCCCGAAGCCCGTCATGCTTCACTGGACATCTTCACCTGCGCTGATGAATCCCAACTGTCCCTTGACATGTTGCACTTTCTGAAGGAGAAGCTCGGTCCGGAAACGGTCAGGATAGCAGAGATTACAAGAGGAAATCCCCTTGAAATAACACACACCGATTGGATAACAGATTTTTCCGAGTCCGTAGGATTTGAAATCCGGTACCATATTGAAGAAAAAATCCTGGACACACGGTCAAAGTATCAGCAAATCAATGTCATAAAGAATGAGACCTTCGGCAGGATGTTGTTCCTCGATGGAGAGCTGCAGATTGCGGCTGCTGATGCCCATATCTATAATCAAAGTATGGTTTCCCCCTTGATTGAGGCCGATAACAGTTTAAACAGTGTGGCAATCCTTGGTGGCGGAGACGGTGGAGTCCTTTACGAGCTTCTGAAACACAATCCCGGGAGCGTTACGCTCATCGACATCGACGAAGAAGTGATAAATACCTCCAAGAAATATTTGAAAAATATATGTTTCGATGCTTTTGATGATCCAAGGGTTGCGATCATAACCGATGATGCAAATACTTTTCTCGACGAGAAACACACCTTCGATGGCATTGTCTACGATTTAACGATGCATCCTGAATCATTCATTAATGTAGACAGAGAGATATATCTGGATGGAATTTTCTCAAAGATTAAAGATAATCTTAAAATGGGTGGTGTGTTAAGCGTACAGTGCTGTTCCCAATTTGACGCGACAACGCTCGGCATTATAACCGGAATTTTAAATAAACATTTTTCTGACGTTACTTTTACAAAATCGTACATACCATCTTTCTGCGTGAGCTGGGTATTCGCATCCGCTAAAAGAACGTAA
- the thrC gene encoding threonine synthase codes for MGNKIRYYSTNRNLTGISGIVPFKEYVSFKDALLKGQAPDEGLFMPDVIPQISMKDVMALKGLPYPETAMLVARAFFHDEISSHELRKIVEGSYNFTVPLERVFDRKYVMRLDQGPTASFKDFAARMMARLMSHFRDRGKRLNVLVATSGDTGSAVGEAFKGVPGIDVNILYPRDEVSGRQKKQLDTIGDNVQVISVEGKFDDCQNLVKQAFSEPGLDYLNLTSANSINFGRILPQIVYYVYAYAQLAAKEEEIVFSVPSGNFGNALGCEYARRMGIPVKKLIMPTNENDEFPQYLKTGSYEKVSPSRACLSNAMNVGHPSNLARFFDLYGGTVDRLGTVHAYPDIDAMREKFFSVSVSDTVTRQTIESVYSKYGVVLEPHGAVGWKGLEVYLEESGDFPLCVSLETAHTAKFPDEIKELLGIIPELPQSMKDIDSRVGEPSELPGDYATFKEYLQDNLKTKSP; via the coding sequence ATGGGGAACAAGATACGTTATTACAGCACGAACAGAAACCTCACCGGCATCTCCGGAATCGTACCGTTTAAAGAATACGTTTCATTCAAGGATGCACTTCTTAAGGGGCAGGCTCCTGATGAGGGACTTTTTATGCCTGATGTCATCCCTCAAATTTCTATGAAGGATGTTATGGCATTAAAGGGGTTGCCATATCCGGAGACGGCAATGCTTGTAGCCCGGGCATTTTTCCATGATGAGATTTCATCTCATGAGTTGAGAAAAATAGTTGAGGGCTCATATAATTTTACCGTTCCACTGGAAAGGGTTTTTGACCGAAAATATGTAATGAGGCTTGATCAGGGACCAACGGCTTCTTTTAAGGATTTTGCCGCCAGGATGATGGCGAGGCTGATGAGTCATTTCCGGGACAGGGGTAAAAGACTGAATGTCCTTGTGGCGACATCGGGAGATACGGGGAGTGCGGTTGGCGAGGCGTTTAAAGGTGTTCCCGGGATTGATGTTAATATACTCTATCCGAGGGATGAGGTAAGCGGGAGGCAGAAAAAACAGCTGGATACGATCGGCGATAACGTACAGGTGATATCCGTCGAGGGAAAGTTCGATGATTGCCAGAATCTGGTCAAACAGGCTTTTTCAGAGCCGGGACTTGACTATCTCAACCTGACATCGGCGAACTCGATAAACTTCGGCAGAATACTTCCGCAGATTGTCTATTATGTTTACGCCTATGCACAGCTTGCCGCAAAGGAGGAGGAGATCGTTTTTTCCGTTCCTTCGGGTAATTTTGGAAATGCGCTCGGGTGCGAATATGCGAGGAGAATGGGGATACCGGTAAAGAAGCTGATCATGCCGACCAATGAGAATGATGAATTCCCTCAATATCTGAAAACGGGCAGCTATGAGAAGGTGTCGCCGTCCAGGGCGTGCCTGTCCAATGCGATGAATGTCGGCCATCCGAGCAACCTGGCCAGGTTCTTTGATTTATATGGCGGTACTGTTGACAGGCTCGGCACCGTTCATGCTTATCCCGATATCGATGCAATGCGAGAAAAATTTTTTTCAGTGAGTGTATCTGATACTGTTACACGGCAGACCATAGAAAGTGTTTACAGCAAATATGGAGTTGTCCTCGAACCTCACGGAGCGGTTGGCTGGAAGGGGCTTGAGGTCTATCTTGAAGAGTCCGGTGATTTTCCGCTGTGTGTATCTCTGGAGACGGCGCATACGGCCAAATTTCCCGATGAGATAAAGGAACTCCTCGGCATAATACCTGAGCTTCCGCAAAGCATGAAGGATATCGATAGCAGGGTAGGGGAACCATCTGAGTTGCCCGGTGACTACGCGACATTTAAAGAATATCTCCAGGATAACCTCAAGACGAAAAGCCCTTAA
- a CDS encoding selenium metabolism-associated LysR family transcriptional regulator codes for MVVKFSMSYDQFKNITIQQMESLVHIVEEGSFSRAAKKVFLTQPSLTKHIKNLEESIDARIVNRRNRGIFLTPEGKILYDYAKKILRLRDEAKEKISRMKENESGSIFIRASTIPATYILPRLLNDFKELFPDIRAYVQTSDSEETLEMILDDQAEMGFIGKQTFDKRLNVESLWRDNLILAVPADHLWVKKKYVTLDEVSKAPFVIRERGSATREILEDYLRKNTDRSLLSMFNIVCEMGSSEAVKEAIIAGLGVSILSVHAIKRELQQGVLCEVPIQDCTIQRHIYLIYKKQFSLMHYHKLFLEFVKNYEA; via the coding sequence ATGGTAGTTAAATTTTCCATGAGTTATGATCAATTCAAGAATATCACTATTCAACAGATGGAATCTCTTGTCCATATCGTTGAAGAAGGAAGCTTCAGCCGAGCTGCCAAGAAGGTGTTTCTGACCCAGCCATCTCTGACCAAGCACATTAAAAACCTGGAAGAATCGATTGATGCCAGGATTGTTAACAGGAGAAACAGGGGGATATTTTTAACACCTGAGGGGAAGATACTTTATGATTATGCTAAAAAGATCCTCAGATTAAGAGATGAGGCAAAGGAAAAAATTTCAAGGATGAAGGAAAATGAATCGGGAAGTATCTTTATCCGCGCCAGCACCATACCGGCAACATATATCCTTCCGCGCCTTTTAAATGATTTCAAAGAGCTTTTTCCTGATATTCGGGCTTATGTTCAAACCTCTGACAGCGAAGAAACCCTCGAAATGATCCTGGATGATCAGGCAGAGATGGGCTTTATAGGCAAACAGACTTTTGACAAAAGATTGAATGTTGAATCCCTCTGGAGGGACAACCTTATTTTAGCTGTACCGGCAGACCATCTATGGGTGAAAAAGAAATATGTGACACTGGATGAAGTGTCAAAAGCCCCCTTTGTTATCAGAGAGAGGGGTTCAGCTACCCGCGAAATCTTGGAAGACTACTTGCGTAAAAATACTGACAGGAGCCTTCTTTCCATGTTCAATATTGTCTGTGAGATGGGAAGCTCTGAAGCGGTCAAAGAGGCGATCATAGCCGGTCTCGGCGTCTCCATCCTCTCCGTCCATGCTATAAAACGGGAATTACAACAAGGGGTTCTTTGTGAAGTGCCGATTCAGGACTGTACCATTCAGAGGCATATCTATTTGATTTACAAGAAGCAATTCAGTTTAATGCATTATCACAAACTATTTCTGGAATTTGTGAAGAACTACGAGGCATAA
- the yedE gene encoding YedE family putative selenium transporter, protein MKTSDIGKEKGLMAGRFWTQKTWIILGGLTFGVLASLLTKWGNPANMGICVACFYRDIAGGLGLHRAGVVQYIRPEIMGFAFGALISAFAFGEFRPKGGSSPIIRFFLGAFLMIGALVFLGCPVRGLIRLAGGDLNGITGLLGIIVGAFVGIQFLKSGYNLGRTGSVSKMSASIVPLIMFGLFLLIIFKPDFLFFSKKGPGAMHAPILISLIAGIIVGVIAQKTRMCFVGGWRDIMLVRDFYLFSGIVSFFVGVLVCNYVLGNFTSGFYHWGFENQPVAHNNHLWNFLGMVLAGLTATLLGGCPLRQTILASEGDTDAGITILGLIAGAAFAHNFLLSSSPKGTGEFGPVAVIAGLLFCLVVGVSMMERGK, encoded by the coding sequence ATGAAAACATCAGATATTGGAAAGGAAAAGGGTCTAATGGCGGGCAGGTTCTGGACACAGAAAACATGGATTATTCTTGGAGGGCTGACTTTCGGTGTACTCGCATCGTTGCTTACGAAATGGGGAAATCCTGCAAACATGGGCATCTGTGTTGCGTGTTTTTACCGCGACATTGCTGGCGGACTCGGCCTGCACAGGGCAGGAGTGGTACAATATATCAGACCGGAGATAATGGGTTTTGCATTTGGCGCCTTAATCTCAGCTTTCGCCTTCGGAGAATTCAGACCGAAAGGGGGTTCCTCTCCAATAATACGTTTTTTCTTAGGGGCATTTTTAATGATAGGCGCACTGGTCTTCTTAGGCTGTCCAGTAAGGGGGCTGATAAGGCTTGCCGGGGGCGACCTCAATGGCATTACTGGACTTTTGGGGATCATTGTGGGTGCATTTGTCGGAATTCAGTTTTTGAAGAGTGGTTATAATCTTGGTCGGACTGGAAGTGTATCTAAAATGTCCGCATCGATTGTACCGCTTATTATGTTTGGCCTTTTTCTTTTGATAATCTTCAAACCGGATTTCCTCTTTTTCAGTAAAAAGGGGCCGGGTGCAATGCATGCTCCCATCCTGATTTCACTTATTGCGGGAATCATCGTTGGCGTCATCGCCCAAAAGACGAGAATGTGCTTCGTTGGGGGCTGGAGGGATATTATGCTGGTTAGAGACTTTTATCTCTTCAGCGGCATTGTTTCCTTCTTTGTCGGGGTTCTGGTTTGCAACTATGTTCTGGGTAATTTCACTTCCGGTTTCTACCACTGGGGCTTTGAGAATCAACCGGTGGCTCACAATAATCATCTGTGGAATTTCCTTGGAATGGTACTGGCGGGCTTGACTGCGACACTTCTGGGTGGATGTCCCCTGCGCCAGACAATCTTGGCAAGCGAGGGGGATACAGACGCGGGAATTACCATACTTGGCCTCATTGCCGGCGCCGCTTTTGCCCATAATTTTCTTCTCTCGTCAAGCCCTAAGGGCACCGGCGAATTCGGTCCGGTAGCAGTCATCGCAGGTTTGCTATTTTGCCTTGTTGTTGGCGTCTCAATGATGGAAAGAGGGAAATAA
- a CDS encoding DUF3343 domain-containing protein, translating into MVFGIKKKPRFEGGGLFLFENVENAIKAEKVLKSADYMVKLVAPPPALRRGCDLAVEINLVEQMGIERLFKQKDVNYIEVVPMKGSGNLLEIVKITDFGDAIMVKAGNMKLTFDKNTGIILNTSGGGCPDIPYLHAELIDKKLTDTPRPKEIGYTLCALMMDRAFLECLDLWKSKGGN; encoded by the coding sequence ATGGTCTTCGGGATAAAAAAGAAACCCCGCTTTGAAGGAGGAGGACTTTTCCTCTTTGAAAATGTCGAGAATGCCATAAAAGCAGAAAAGGTTCTTAAATCGGCAGACTATATGGTCAAGCTCGTGGCACCGCCCCCTGCCCTCAGGAGAGGATGCGATCTGGCCGTCGAGATAAACCTTGTTGAACAGATGGGGATAGAGAGACTTTTCAAACAGAAAGATGTAAACTATATCGAGGTTGTCCCCATGAAGGGTAGCGGAAATCTTCTGGAAATCGTAAAAATAACCGATTTCGGTGACGCAATAATGGTAAAGGCAGGTAATATGAAGCTTACATTTGATAAGAATACCGGAATAATTTTGAACACCTCCGGAGGGGGCTGTCCCGATATTCCCTATCTTCACGCCGAACTCATCGATAAAAAACTAACAGATACACCGAGGCCGAAGGAGATAGGCTATACCTTATGCGCGCTTATGATGGACCGGGCTTTTCTTGAGTGTCTGGATCTCTGGAAAAGTAAGGGGGGAAATTGA